A stretch of DNA from Candidatus Hydrothermales bacterium:
AAAAACTTTTTTTGGAGAATACGAGAATTATGTAGAAGAGATATTTTATCCTGAAAATAGAGTCTTGCTTTTTCTTTCTATAATCTTTCATGATGTAGGGAAGCCTTTAACAAGGACTCAAGAGGGAGATAGAACAAGGTTTATTGGGCACGATAGAATCGGTGCTAATATAGCTTATAGATGGGCAAAAGAGATGAGATTCTCAGAAAAGTTTTCAAGAAAGTTAAGAGATATGGTGTATTTCCATATGTATCCTCATCTACTCGGAAGAGAGGAAGAAATAACGAAAAGGGCAATTTACAGATATTTAAAAAAAGTAGGAGATCTGTGGCTTTTACTTATAGTTCACGCATACGCCGATTTTAGGGCAACTCCACCGGGTAAAGACTCCAGTTATCTTAAGAGACTATTAAAAAACATACATGAATTCAAATTAGAGAGCGAAAGAGAAAAGTTAAAACCTTTGATTAATGGATATGATCTAATTGATCTTGGTCTGAAACCTGGCCCCATTTTTAAAGTGATTCTAAACGAAGTAGAAGAACTGAGAGCAGAGGGAATTTTAAAAACAAAAGAGGAAGCCTTAGAGTTTGTTAAGAAAAATTATATTGAGCGATAAATTTTTAAAGATATATAATTAACTTTCAATAGGTTCGATTCCTTCCTTTTTTAAAACGCTTTGCTATGGAATATAAATATTTAAAAATTGAGGATAAAAAATCATATGCTATAATTTTTCTATCAAGACCACCGGTTAATGCTTTGTCTCCGGAACTACTAGAAGAGTTAGAAAACGCAGTTCTAAGTATCTCTAAAGATAAAGAAAAGAGAGCTATAATAATAGCAGGAGAGGGTAAATCTTTTTGTGCTGGTGCTGACATAAAAGTTATGAAAGATTTTAACTCGATAGAGGCAAGAGAGTTTGCCTTAAAGGGTCAAAATGTTCTTCAAAATATTGAAAATGCCGAAATACCCATTATTGCAGCAATTCATGGATACGCTCTCGGCGGAGGCTGTGAACTTGCCCTTGCCTGTGACTTAAGAGTTGTAACAAAGGATGCACAAATTGGTCAACCTGAAGTAAAACTTGGTCTTATACCTGGATTTGCCGGAACTCAACGGCTCTCAAGACTTATTGGTATTGGCAGAGCAAAGTGGATGATTTATACAGGTGAGATGATTTCTGGAGAAAAGGCTTATGAATGGGGTTTTGCTGAGGTTCTTGCTGAAAAAGATAAGCATATCGAGGAGGCTGAAAAGCTTGTCAAGATGATTCTTGAAATGGGTCCAACGGCGATAAGACTTGTAAAGTCAGTTATTAACAGGGGAATTGATTCAACTTTTAAAACTGCAACCAGTTACGAAGCTGAAAGCTTTGGACTTGTTTTTTCAACCGGTGAACCTAAAGAGGGAATCGAAGCATTCTTAGAAAAAAGGAAGGCA
This window harbors:
- a CDS encoding enoyl-CoA hydratase-related protein → MEYKYLKIEDKKSYAIIFLSRPPVNALSPELLEELENAVLSISKDKEKRAIIIAGEGKSFCAGADIKVMKDFNSIEAREFALKGQNVLQNIENAEIPIIAAIHGYALGGGCELALACDLRVVTKDAQIGQPEVKLGLIPGFAGTQRLSRLIGIGRAKWMIYTGEMISGEKAYEWGFAEVLAEKDKHIEEAEKLVKMILEMGPTAIRLVKSVINRGIDSTFKTATSYEAESFGLVFSTGEPKEGIEAFLEKRKAKWQKED